The genomic interval TTCCATCATTTAAGCAGAGTTAAATAAGATACGCCGTAGGAGCAGTTCGTGAATGATAGGGCAGTAAAATTGCTGCATTCGTTCAATCAATTGGGCAAATCCTTGCTCTAGAGTGGGAATGAAAAACACAGTTAACCACTGTTTGAGATGGTTAAAGGCAACCCACGGTTCAATCACTAAACGTAAATTATTGAGCAGATTTTTCCACCCCCGTTGATTGTCCCACCAGGGATGCTGCGTGAAGACTTGCTGGGATAAAGGACACTCAGAATTGAACGCATCGGCAAACAAACTGACCATCGTAAACGCACTCATGACGATCTCCCACCAGCGTTCAATCTGCTTGTAGTTCGTCACCCGGAAATCCGCCCACCCCAGGGCATCCTTGCTTTGCTTGAGTCCATATTCCACCCAAGTACGATCACCGTAAGCATCACCAATTTCATCAAGCTTGATGGCAGGTGCATTGCTCATCACAAACACAGTTGAATTGTCCGGTAACGTTTCTGGGTCGGTGGTCAACTCCCAGTAACGGACACTGCCACGAGTGCCATAGATAATCTCACGTCGATAGCGGACTTCAGTTTCGCCGTTGCTAAAGGTGCGCTTGAACTGCTGCCAGGGTTCTGCCGTGACCTCCTGGTCTTGCGGCAACCAGACCCCGTGATTCGAGCGAATCGCCACAATGTAAGGCAACTTGAGCGCAACCAGCGTTGAAATAAAGTTGCAGTCACTCTCCCCATACAAACTATCGGCTAACACCAACTCAAACTGAAATCCCATTGCCATCAATTCACGGATCATCGTGGATGCAATTTGCGGTTTCGTCTGGTAGTTCTCTCCAGGTTTGAGTCGTTCTCTCGGCTTGTACACCTCAAAGCACAACGGTAAAATCATGCCCTTGAATAGCCCGTATGCGGTGACGACCACAATGCCATTTTCTCGCTTGCCAACATTGCCGATGTATTGTCGTTTCACATAATCGGTACTGTTTCCCTTTTTACAATCCCCAGTCTCATCAATTAGCAGGATCATCGCTTGTTTCTGAGTCAACTCCAGTATCAGATTTAAGCGATGCTGCCGCAGACGACTCACTGACCAGGGAGACTCCGTTAACAAGTTGTGCAAGCCTTGTTCATTAGCTAGTCCAACTGCTTTGGCAATAGCTGGCAAAGTCTTGCGTTTGAGATCTGAAATCATCCCAATATGCAGGTATTTGAATGCTTCAAAGCTCCGCACCTCTGGAAATAAGTCAGCATACAGTTCACAATACTCATCCACGAATCGCAGCGTTGGATGAGGTGCACGAGGCGTAACCATACCCTTCAAAATCGCAACAGGAACATATATCTCTATTTTATTTATTCCTCGCTAAAAGGATGGAAGAGGGATAAATAGCTCAATCGCAGGTTTGGAAAGTCATCGCCCAGGGTTGCCAGCAAAATCTCATACTGTTGCCAACTCACTCCTTCTAAAACCACTCGTTGTTCGGGTTGAGCCAAAATCGGCTCCGCAAGATTCATACTCATGGCTACCTGCCTAGAAAATAAGGAGTTGGTACATCCCTCATCCCCCATCCTTCTCCCCTATCCGTCTCCAAACGAGGGAGCAGATGTCTGCACCAGATCCGCAAATGTTACCTGTCGCTGGCGATCGAGTTCGGCAATCCGTTGCTTTTCAATATAGATCTTCTGTTGATAAAGCTGACCCAACTCCTGCGCCGTGGAACAATCCGTTTTTTCCCACAAATCTTGAAAATGGCGGCAGCGCTTTTCACACATCACCCGCTCCATACAAGCCGTTGCCGCCCGGATGGTCAGCGATGCCCGCAAAATATCCCGCTTTGTTTTTTCATCCAGGTTAAACAAGGGATAAACCTGTGTCATTTCCCGCGGAAAATCGGTGCAGCGATCCTGGAGGGAGGAAATTAAGTCGGGTGTTGGGTGTGGGGTGTGGGGTGTGGGGTGTGGAGGAATTTTGAATTTTGAATTTTGAATTGAATTCTCCCCATCTCCCCATCTCCCCATCTCCCCATCTTCTGGCTCCTGGCTCCTGGCTTCTGCTTCTTGCAACTCTAAAATTTGTCGCCAGAGAAACCGATGGTGGGAAAAGCTAAATTCCAGATCCCGTTCTTCCAGTGCCTCGGCGATCGCGGCTCGATGCTGGGGTGCATGCAGATAGAGGCGCAGTAATTGGGCTTCCGATTCTTCCAGGAGGGTGCGATCGCTGGTGGTCTGCCATTTTTGCGATCGTCCGTGCCAGCGTTCTCCCCGCACCTGCACCCGCAAATCTTCTTCCAGGCGCAGCATCATACGGGCGTTGCCCTGACTCAGTAACTCGGCGCAATAGTGAATGTAGTGGGTGCGCAGGGTGGCATTAGGCAGATTACCCAGCAGTTTGACAATTGCCTGGACACTTTGTTGGAATTGGTCTGCCTGGTTCAAGTCCCGATCGGCGATCGCCTGTTGGATCTCCCAGTCAAGCCAGAGGGGAGAATCATCCAGCAGTTTTTGGTAGGTTTCGGCAGAATGGCTTTGCAGAAACTCATCCGGATCTTTACCCGCTGGAATGGTCAGAATTCGCAGTTGCACCTCCCCCTGGTAGGCCAGCGATGCCACTTCCCCGATCGCCCGTTCCGCTGCCTTACCCCCCGCTGCATCCGCATCAAAGTTCAACACAATCCGTTTGGACTCGGTATAACGCAACAGCTGGCGCACCTGCTGGACGCTCAGGGCGGTTCCCATTGAAGCAACCGCATTGGAGATGCCTGCGCTGTGCAGGGCAATCACATCAAAGTAGCCCTCGACGACCACTGCCTGATCCTGTTTAGCGATCGCCGCCCGGGCTTTGTCCAGGGCAAACAGGATTTTGCCTTTATCAAATAGTTCCGTTTCGGGGGAGTTGAGGTATTTGGGCTGATCCTCTCCCAGTGTCCGTCCGCCAAAGCCCACGACCCGTCCCTGCAAATCATGAATCGGGATCATCAGCCGATCGCGGAAGCGATCGTAGAAACCATCCCCCTCCTTGCGCGGAACCACCAACCCTGCCTGTTCCACCAGCTTGGCAGAGAAATGCTTTTGCTCCACCAGGTAGCCGTGTAGGGTTTCCCACCCTCCCGGTGCGTAACCCAATTGAAAGTGCTGAATCGTTTCCTGGTTCAACCGCCGCTTGGAGGTAAGATACTCCAGCGCCATTTGTCCCTGCGATTGATTCAACGCATGTTGATAGAAGCGGGCGGTTAACGCCAGAATTTCGTACAGTTGCTCCCGCACTGAAAGTTGCCGCTGGAACTCTTGCCGCTCGTCGGGCTTCAGCGTCTGCACCGAAACGTTATAGCGCCGTGCCAGTTCCAGCACCACTTCGCTAAACGATCGCTTTCCCAGCTCCATCAAAAACTTAAACGCATTCCCCCCGGCACCGCAGCTAAAGCAATAGTAAAACTGCTTGCTGGGGCTAACCGTAAAGCTGGGCGACTTGTCATCGTGGAACGGACACAACCCGGTAAAGTCCTTCCCCTGTTTCCGCAACACCACATGTTCGGAAACCACATCCACAATATCGACCCGCTGTTTAACCTGGTCGATCGTGTCTGGGTGGAGGCGGGGGATTTCCATAGGGGTAAGGAATTGACAATTATGAATTGTGAATTATGAATTATGACTTGGGGGACAAGGTTTTGAGTTTTAAGTTTTGAGTTTTAAGTTTTGAGTTGAAACTGAGGGGTGAGACCCCCACCATCTGCCATCTCACCTTCTGACTCCTGACTCTCGCTCCTAATTTTCACACCCCACACACCCCACACTCGCCACACCCTACACCCTACACCCCACACCCTACACCTTACACTCCACACCCCACTCAGGTTCATCCATTCTTGCAGATTTTGCTGAAAAGGGATGGGGTTGGGAGCGATCGGTTCCTCTATAGAACCCATTTGAGATCTAATACCAATTTAAATGGCGTTGAGGGCAGATAATTTCCTGGAAAGCTTATCTGTAAAGGCTTCTACAATCTGCAATCTACAATCTGCAATCTACAATCTGCAATCTAGTTAGTGTCACGAATTTTTCGCCATTAGACAGAGAAAAAAGATTCAGTGACAGTAGAGGAACTCCATCGAGAGGGGAGCTTCCCATGACCATAGCCCAACGAGAACAACAAATCCATCGAGTCAAAGCCGTCAGTTTTCAACCTGAACTGGATGAGGCGTTAGAACAGGCCCTCAGAGAGGCCGTCATCAGTGCCGTCAAAATCACCTTGGAGAGCGCACTGAAAGAGGAACTCAAGGCAGAACTAGCCAAAATGGGAGACGATCGACCTCGACGTTCCGGGTATTTTCAACGGAGACTCGATACCCAGTATGGCCAGGTGAAGGATTTGCGAGTTCCGAAATTACGAGAACGCAACCCAGAACGAGAGTGGCAGATTCTCCAACGTTACCAACGGGGCTTAGGCAACCTGCTCAACTGGTTGTGTTGTTTGTATGTGATGGGACTGTCGTTGAGAGATTTGCAAGAGGCGCTATATTTTCTCATAGGACATGTGCTTTCCCGCAGTGCTGTGAACCAAGTCACCCTCCAGATTCAGCAACACTTAGACACTCGTCGCTTAGCCCCGATTGGCAAAACCCCTGCGATATTAATCGTCGATGGGGTGTGGGTAGAGATTCAATATACCCGAGAAGCGTTTAAGCTAGACCGGGCAGGACATCTGCGACAAAGTCGGCAGGCCGAAGAACGGGTAATTTTGGCAGTTCTAGCCGTCTGGGAGGATGGGTCTTATGAAATCCTGCATTATGAGATTGCCTCCGACGAAGGAGAAGCAGAGTGGGAGGCCTTGTTTGAGCATTTAATCGCCCGAGGACTGCAAGCCGATGCGGTGAAATTAGTGGTCAGTGATGGCAGTTTGGGATTGCCCAAGGCGTTGAAAAAGACCTTGCCCCAGGCCCAACAGCAACGCTGTATCACGCACAAAATCCGAGGGATTGAGCGCTATTTGAGTTATGAGGATTTGCCGAAAACCGATGAGCAGGAACAACCCCTGAAGCGGGAAGATGCCAAACGGCAGCGTCGATTTGAAATTGCCTCTGAGGCTTATCAAATCTACAATGCAGAGACTTTGGAGCAGGCAAGGCAACGGTTAGAGCAATTCATCACCAAATGGGAAACACAAGAACCCAAAGCCATCCAAGTCTTTCAACGCGATCTAGAGTTGACCCTGACTTTCTATCAATTTGCACCAAACCTGCATCGGCATATTCGCACCACTAATCATTTGGAGCGGCTATTTCGAGAATTTCGCACCAAGTCAGATGAAATTGGGGCATTCCCGCATGAAACGAGTTGCCTCACTGTCTTTTTCCTCGTGATTGAGCGTGATCATGCCAAACATGACCGTAAAACCGTGGCGAAAAATTCGTGACACTAACCAATCTACAATGGTATAAACCTGGAGGCAAAAGCCTTACAGCTAGCTGAATTTCTCCGTTTTCTGGTAGAAAACGGTTTTGTTAAGCAGGCTCTATCACTGATCGCTGAACAACGGCTTACTTCAAAGCCAAGTATCACGGGAAAAGATGTCAAATGGGTTCTATATGGAATGCAGAGGAAGTTAAGGGGCTGTAACGACCCCGTTCACCCGCCGCTAGTAACCTCTCGAACTCAGCCAACCAGCTTGATGCGGTCGGGTGCATCCCAGTCTTGTAAGTCTTAGAGTGAGAGTTGCCCATTGAGATAAGCGCAACGGTGCAGCAACACTTGCGGCACATTGTCCGCTTTCCACTGTGCCCCGGTCAGTTTGATACGTGCGCTGATCTGCTTCACCGTCGATTCAATCGTGCCCGACCCAATTGAAATGCCTTCGGCTTGGTAGTAACTATAGTTGACAATGCG from Kovacikia minuta CCNUW1 carries:
- a CDS encoding IS701 family transposase codes for the protein MVTPRAPHPTLRFVDEYCELYADLFPEVRSFEAFKYLHIGMISDLKRKTLPAIAKAVGLANEQGLHNLLTESPWSVSRLRQHRLNLILELTQKQAMILLIDETGDCKKGNSTDYVKRQYIGNVGKRENGIVVVTAYGLFKGMILPLCFEVYKPRERLKPGENYQTKPQIASTMIRELMAMGFQFELVLADSLYGESDCNFISTLVALKLPYIVAIRSNHGVWLPQDQEVTAEPWQQFKRTFSNGETEVRYRREIIYGTRGSVRYWELTTDPETLPDNSTVFVMSNAPAIKLDEIGDAYGDRTWVEYGLKQSKDALGWADFRVTNYKQIERWWEIVMSAFTMVSLFADAFNSECPLSQQVFTQHPWWDNQRGWKNLLNNLRLVIEPWVAFNHLKQWLTVFFIPTLEQGFAQLIERMQQFYCPIIHELLLRRILFNSA
- the dnaG gene encoding DNA primase, which codes for MEIPRLHPDTIDQVKQRVDIVDVVSEHVVLRKQGKDFTGLCPFHDDKSPSFTVSPSKQFYYCFSCGAGGNAFKFLMELGKRSFSEVVLELARRYNVSVQTLKPDERQEFQRQLSVREQLYEILALTARFYQHALNQSQGQMALEYLTSKRRLNQETIQHFQLGYAPGGWETLHGYLVEQKHFSAKLVEQAGLVVPRKEGDGFYDRFRDRLMIPIHDLQGRVVGFGGRTLGEDQPKYLNSPETELFDKGKILFALDKARAAIAKQDQAVVVEGYFDVIALHSAGISNAVASMGTALSVQQVRQLLRYTESKRIVLNFDADAAGGKAAERAIGEVASLAYQGEVQLRILTIPAGKDPDEFLQSHSAETYQKLLDDSPLWLDWEIQQAIADRDLNQADQFQQSVQAIVKLLGNLPNATLRTHYIHYCAELLSQGNARMMLRLEEDLRVQVRGERWHGRSQKWQTTSDRTLLEESEAQLLRLYLHAPQHRAAIAEALEERDLEFSFSHHRFLWRQILELQEAEARSQEPEDGEMGRWGDGENSIQNSKFKIPPHPTPHTPHPTPDLISSLQDRCTDFPREMTQVYPLFNLDEKTKRDILRASLTIRAATACMERVMCEKRCRHFQDLWEKTDCSTAQELGQLYQQKIYIEKQRIAELDRQRQVTFADLVQTSAPSFGDG
- a CDS encoding transposase, with translation MTIAQREQQIHRVKAVSFQPELDEALEQALREAVISAVKITLESALKEELKAELAKMGDDRPRRSGYFQRRLDTQYGQVKDLRVPKLRERNPEREWQILQRYQRGLGNLLNWLCCLYVMGLSLRDLQEALYFLIGHVLSRSAVNQVTLQIQQHLDTRRLAPIGKTPAILIVDGVWVEIQYTREAFKLDRAGHLRQSRQAEERVILAVLAVWEDGSYEILHYEIASDEGEAEWEALFEHLIARGLQADAVKLVVSDGSLGLPKALKKTLPQAQQQRCITHKIRGIERYLSYEDLPKTDEQEQPLKREDAKRQRRFEIASEAYQIYNAETLEQARQRLEQFITKWETQEPKAIQVFQRDLELTLTFYQFAPNLHRHIRTTNHLERLFREFRTKSDEIGAFPHETSCLTVFFLVIERDHAKHDRKTVAKNS